Proteins encoded in a region of the Populus nigra chromosome 3, ddPopNigr1.1, whole genome shotgun sequence genome:
- the LOC133688713 gene encoding protein PYRICULARIA ORYZAE RESISTANCE 21-like isoform X1, with protein MVETKVTTMEIKVVDLGCEKCHKKIKRVLCAIPQIQNQIYDKKENTVTITVVCCCPEKIKKKIYCKGGRTVKCVKIPPPPPTPPTTTPPASPPTVICVKIPPPVICVKIPPPPTTPPPCTCTCCEKCRRGPCCHHFCTPTVPPYCPVPCRRAVCDIWEDGCCSCRSRGYSVCRSLYVYEEYYPPTCKIM; from the exons ATGGTGGAAACG AAAGTCACAACGATGGAGATTAAGGTGGTTGACCTTGGATGCGAAAAATGCcacaagaaaatcaagagaGTACTGTGCGCTATCCCTC AAATCCAGAACCAGATATATGACAAGAAGGAAAACACAGTGACAATCACTGTGGTGTGTTGCTGTCCTgaaaagatcaagaaaaaaatatactgCAAAGGAGGTCGAACTGTCAAGTGCGTTAAGattccacctccaccaccaactCCACCAACAACTACACCACCAGCTTCACCACCAACTGTCATATGCGTTAAGATTCCACCTCCTGTCATATGCGTTAAGATTCCACCTCCACCAACAACTCCACCACCATGCACATGCACATGTTGTGAAAAATGCCGCCGAGGCCCATGTTGTCATCACTTTTGTACGCCAACAGTACCTCCATATTGTCCTGTACCTTGTAGAAGGGCGGTGTGTGATATATGGGAAGACGGTTGTTGTAGTTGCCGAAGTAGGGGTTACTCTGTGTGCAGAAGTTTATATGTTTATGAAGAGTACTATCCCCCGACATGCAAAATCATGTAA
- the LOC133688713 gene encoding protein PYRICULARIA ORYZAE RESISTANCE 21-like isoform X3, with product MEIKVVDLGCEKCHKKIKRVLCAIPQIQNQIYDKKENTVTITVVCCCPEKIKKKIYCKGGRTVKCVKIPPPPPTPPTTTPPASPPTVICVKIPPPVICVKIPPPPTTPPPCTCTCCEKCRRGPCCHHFCTPTVPPYCPVPCRRAVCDIWEDGCCSCRSRGYSVCRSLYVYEEYYPPTCKIM from the exons ATGGAGATTAAGGTGGTTGACCTTGGATGCGAAAAATGCcacaagaaaatcaagagaGTACTGTGCGCTATCCCTC AAATCCAGAACCAGATATATGACAAGAAGGAAAACACAGTGACAATCACTGTGGTGTGTTGCTGTCCTgaaaagatcaagaaaaaaatatactgCAAAGGAGGTCGAACTGTCAAGTGCGTTAAGattccacctccaccaccaactCCACCAACAACTACACCACCAGCTTCACCACCAACTGTCATATGCGTTAAGATTCCACCTCCTGTCATATGCGTTAAGATTCCACCTCCACCAACAACTCCACCACCATGCACATGCACATGTTGTGAAAAATGCCGCCGAGGCCCATGTTGTCATCACTTTTGTACGCCAACAGTACCTCCATATTGTCCTGTACCTTGTAGAAGGGCGGTGTGTGATATATGGGAAGACGGTTGTTGTAGTTGCCGAAGTAGGGGTTACTCTGTGTGCAGAAGTTTATATGTTTATGAAGAGTACTATCCCCCGACATGCAAAATCATGTAA